The DNA region CTGACTTATATCATTCCATTACACAGATCGCAAGTTAAGTATACAAATTAGTTGAAATACGTTATCAGGTGGGAGTTGAATTAAACAAGTTACCTTCCTGTAGTAGAGGATGATGGTACATTACATAATTCATaaaatttcccatttttttaaaaactattttgcTCTGTAATTAGTCTGGAAAAATAGAGTCACAAATACCTACCACCGATATGTCTTCATGAACCCCGGCAAAATTTTGCAGCTCCCGAAGACAAATCTTGAAGGAAGTTGCCGTGACATCTTCAAGCCATACAGTGGTGGCATCATGTCTTAGGCGCGACCTGTATTGCTCAGCGGTTGCAAAAATCGTCGGTGGTTTGGAATATTTTCCCTGTAGGAATTGGCAGAAGCAACtcgttggaaaaaaatattgaaattgaAAGTATAAGCTTATCATGCCGTACCGCGTATAAGTcaaaaacaaacgaacgaacCGACGAAACAAGaagataaaacgaaaaaaaacaaacaaacaaagcaaaaaacaaaacatagccGGGATATTTTGTGCTAAAAAATCTTGACCCTTGCCTAACTTTTTACAACAGTGTCTTTAAGAGTTCAAAACGCTGCGTACTATTATCTTTAAATGCCAAAGAACGTCACTCACTCCTTGCAAAGTGGattccaccccctcccctcctctcgCGCCTAGTTTTCCTAAACAAAAGAGGGCTTGACAGTTTTGAAATGACTAACGTATgcgaaaagaaataaaacagggaAACTTTCGTTTGTTTCGTGTACTCTTAGGTTGTTTCgaactaaattaaaaaattggaacaTTACAACCCACTATACCTTAGCAAAGGTAACCGTTTGACAGCTAGTCCCAGTCCACCATCTTGAGAACCATTTCTCACCTGCTACTCCCCCAGACGGAGCACCCTGATGAGCAACCCAATCAACTGTGGCAAAGCTATCTGAGGGGTAATCATTCCTACCGGCTCGAGTTACACAGGCTGTGAACTGAGTGCTGTTAACACTCTCAATCCAGGGTGTTGTGGCTTCATGTACCACAGTGGAGTCACTGTAGTTCGCATGATTAACAGTAAGGTGTATGTAAATTTTCTGGTCTGGGTAAAATCTAAATGGTTTAAACTTGATGACTTCACAATGATCCTCTGCCCAGGAAGGAACGTTTCGAAATTGATGTCTTCCTTTCTGAAGAGGGAAACCTACAGCGAGTTGAAAGCTTTACGTGAGTTTTTTTGCCTAATCGTTTCTGAAATTAAGTGAACTCGAGAATCTATATTCCATGTTTTTAAAATACGAATTGACAGCTTCTTCTTTAATCTTCATGTCTGTCTATTCGTGTTTGTTTATCTGTACCCATAAAGAAAGGCTTTCTTCAATCAACGAAAACCACGACTTATTTATCACCGAAAATGTACCTTCACAGCTTCCAGGATGATACTTGGTGTAATTCCCACCAGTTCTACATATTTCTTGCTTAAGCAAGCACAAGTTGGTAAATGTGCGACCGTTAGATGCGCAGACCTGTTCTTCATATGATGGACAGCTGCTTTCGCAAGCACAAGTAAATCGGTTTGGAGACAAGGCTAGACAATGGCTGTAATACTTGCAACTTGCATTTGTACAAGGATCAAGATCTgcaaatgaatttttcatgtTTGACACAGCTGATAAGTctttaaagagaaagaaaagcgTATAACATCATATCAAAAGTGGTGATAAGAGCCGTAGTAAAATGAACGTACTTCTAAGCGTTTAACAGTTCATTGACAGGTTTCATTCGTTCCTCGTGAAACAATCTGAAATCAGCggtattgtctttgaaaatttttttgcataataCCATTGTAGTTCGAAAATTACTACTCATACTTCCTGATAATTTATTCCGGAACGGCAATGAACCTCGGCCCGTGAATCGTTAGTCTCCTTAGGTTTGGTACATCATGAAAAGTAACAACTGCACTGCTAAAGAAAATCGACCGTACGTAGGAACGTGTTAGAGAAAAACATGGATACAATAAGTTTCTTGTACTACATTATACCTCCAATAACCAAGTAATCTATTAGAACTTTGCTTCTTTGACCATCATATCCAGCACTATCCTTGATGCACACTCGAAAGTAATAGGTGGAGATTTCCTATCGAAGAAGAGGGAAAAAATGCAACTTTTATTAAATTAACTTAAAACTTCTTTCCTTGGACTTGGCATTAGCTGACGCAGTAGGTTTGCTCTAACTAAACTgcgtttttgtttgttcgtttttctttcaatacagCTCGTATTTTATGATAGTAATCTTAGAAAAGATGATGATTAAGCAAAATATCTAACAAGTTATAGATACGGCCATTCAACTGTAGTCATTGCCTCAAACTATTTGCTTCTATATTATTTTATACTTTTCGATTACGATCCCCAGTTGACTCACATAACTGATTTGAATCTTCAATTGTCTTGATTCAACAATTATTGGTTTGATGTCCTCATATGAAGGCTGTTTTTGCCTTCTGTAAGTATTAATGATCTAATGCTCTGAAATGACCCCAAACCACATCGCCTTACCTCCAGCCAAGTTATCAAAGGACCTTTCGCTGGACACCCACTGTTTGCGTTGTTACCGACACCACTAATGACAGTGGTGAGTACCACCGGTGCAGAGTAAAATGGACTTGAAAAGGAGACATTCTGCAAAACGAGAAAGGTCTTATTTCATTGTGATATTTCTTGAAGCTTCGCTTAACCCAGCTTAAAGGTCTCTGATCTATCCCAGTGGGAGGACGGAATTCTCTTTCGCTCGAAGAGTTATTCTGAATCTTCCAATGGCAAGGAAAAGTCTCAATGTATTTGGAAACTTTGTGGTAAAAGAGGTTCGTTTCGGAAAAATTAGAATTGCTTATATTAATTGGTATGTTACTTCCATTTGGTTTTCTAGGTATCACTTACCGGTCATCATTTTATCCTCATAcagaaggaggggggggggggagggagggaggggagatTGACCGATCTAGATTATAAGATTGTAGTCTCCATGTGGAGAATATGAGTCGAACTGCGTAGAGATTACGTTtgatgaaggaaaaaagatCTCCTAATTTTCCAAGTTATAAAATTGAAagtgaacaaacaaaaataattaattagcaAGGCATGGTTAAGGTGAACAAGATCAACTATAGAAATCACTTTGAAAGTACTCGGAAACTAACCTTTGTTTGGTCATACCTTACACAGGGCGTAACTGTCTCGTGCAGATGGTACTTCGTTTTCGGAAAACTTCACCAATGAGGACTCCTTTGCCTCCCAAACTGACGGGTAATATTCGAACGCCATCCAGTTCTGCAAAGTGAAAGAACAATAGAAAATTTGAAGCGATTCCACGGCCGCGTGAAATAGATTTTGTCAAGGTTACATTTTTACATACCACCGAAAGCTTGTCGTGAAGGCCGCTGAACGTTGTGGATTCTTGTAAACAAACTTCAAAGCGATTCGCGGAAACGTTTGTAATCCAAACATTCATGGCGTCCTGCTCTTTGTTTGGAATTCCATGTTGCACAGTCACGTGGATTTTGGGAACTGATGAAAACGCCTTCTATAAAGAGAAAACACACAATGCTTTTTCTTCTGCGTTGCAAAATAGTCATGACTTTTTTATGGAACAAAACACAGCTTTAAAAGAGAAGGATGGAAAATGGAAGATAGACAAAGAAGCGTAGCATAAAAGGTCAAATAAATGAGTACACGTCTAAGCAGATGATGAGTAAATGAATTTattggttaaattaaaaaatgagaaGACCGAACGTATGTGAGTAAAAATAAAGACTGAATGAAATAGACAACGCGAATAAGGACCGAAAAGAATTAGGGATGGTAAATTGTTTACCAGGGAAAGTAAGGAGTAAATGAAATAGACGCTTTGAAGACTTCAAATGAGTGTCCATAAGTTGTGccagaaagaaataaaacaaattcagAAGATGAAGAGAGTTAAATTGATGCAAACAGTCAATGACCAAACTACTCATTAATAACAACTGACATTAAAAGTTAATCATACCTGAGAAAACTTAACCCACTTGCATTGTGATCCAgtagtgaaaaggttaaaacgAATCTGACCATGTGATACTCCCGATTGTGATCCTTGGAATGCAAACCAATCAATCATAGTTCTGTTGCCTTCTGGATTTTTGTCACTCTGTTTGAGACAGGCTTTGAAATGGCTTGTTGTAACATCTTCGATCCAAATAAAAGCTAAATCATGGACCCCTGATGATTTATTTCCATGATTAATTGAAGCAAATACTCTGACGGGAGTTCCATCAGTGGAGAATTTGCCGCTGAATGAAACGTACTGACAGTTCAGGTCATCATCTGTCAATTGAATGTCAATCTTTCCCTTCTCAGAGGCTTGGAAAGATAGGAAGATTAAGCTCTACATGAGTTACGTcatatttgaaaaatacaaaaatagtaaaaaaatgcTTCAAATCGTCTTAAACGACGTCCTCGATGTCACAGTGTTATTTTTAGACAGTAGGAACATATCAGCGATTACATGAGAGCTAAATGGAGAGTAAACTAATAACCTAACATTCTTAGGTCAATAGTACCTATTAGGGAATGTCGTAAACGCCTGATGCAGTTAGCAATACTTCATGTTTACCGAAAATCATCGCTGATGGTGAGAAACCCCCATGCTCAGTGAAAGAGTGATTTAAAAGAATCTTTTGtctacttttcttttaattttcttctcaGAGTTTACCGGAAACAAAGCACAATAACCTGGAAACAAGGggtcatttatttatttcattgtgtCATTTTTCTCACGACTAAAACTGTAACTTGGCTTTGAAATATTGTCTTAGATGAACTTTGGAAATTAAAAGGGCTGGTTGCTCATTTCTTACAATAAGCAGCTGTTTCCAAGAAGGAAAGAAACGTCAATAAGCTATGTTGCTCACgttaggaaagaaaaacaaattaaaaaggtaaaaaaaaaaaaaactctttatttGATATTTGTAATGAGGGCAAATTAGGTAACACTCTGCCATTCCGACTTGATTTTTTAATCGAGCATTTACACTCGaagcaggagcaggagcaggagcaggagcaggagcaggagcaggagcaggagcaggagcaggagcaggagcaggagcaggagcaggagcaggagcaggagcaggagcaggagcaggagcaggagcaggagcaggagcaggagcaggagcaggagcaggagcaggagcagggGCAGGAGCAGGAAGAACGGAGTGCAAAGAAAACTTTGGGTGGGTGGCACAGCCTCCGCTTACCCCCGCCCTGAGTCCAACCTAACATTTTGATGCGGAAATCAGAGTCTCTCGAATTTTCTTAAATGTTTTCATTAGTATCGTACTTGACGaagtaaaaggtttttttttttctttccttttggaaAATTGCCTTTTCAGGGATTGTCATATCCCATTTAGGAACACACATGACATTTTTGACATTGGAAAGAAGTTTGCTTGGGCCAACGAACAACGTAGCCATACTTATTTTAGATGGGCCAATTTCACCTCAATTCAACAACAGTTGTTTCAGGATAAGCAATTTGATTAATTTCCGCTACAACTGAAATGACGATACGTTACAGGCAAAATTCGCCTCAGCTCATCGACTGACAGCATTTAAGGTCTGGTGCCCCGGATACATTTGCTTCTAAGAAATGGGGGTGGGGCGCGGGGTTTAACAAGCTCTTGCTATAACTAGAGTGAAGGTACGTTAAAGGCCATGCTTGGGACTTAACGCTATCAGTTGCTTGGCTAATTTACGTAGTTTAAACGCTTTAAGTTGTAAAGAAGAAATTCAACTCTATACATCCAAACTAAATAGCCTTGTTATTCTGAATGGAAGCAAAATTAATAGGAAATTGAACAGAAACGACGAAAAGTCTAAAAGTACAAATGAAATACCTTTGGCTCTTTCTTGCATCAAGCAAATCCACAGCAAAAGAAGCACACTCTTCTTTGTAAAAAAGGCAGAGAAAATCATGGCTTGATATTAATGAGGTGAACGGTACTTTAGTCAGTCAGAAATGAACACAGTCAAACGAGTGATCAAGGACTTAAAGGCGTACATATCTGTCACATAACAGTCATTAGATCATTCCAAATTGCTTCCAAAAATAAGAAGTAATTATGTAATTTTAAGGcgtattttctttcattcagttCCTCTGGTCAGCAAATATTTACCGAAATTCATCTTTTGTCGCAATCCTTTTAACACCCCATATCAATTTCATCAGTCAAACGTTTGTGGAAAAAAACCAACTGATAGTGGCTCAAACACGCCAgtttaaagacagaaaaatcaTTAGCCGATACTAATCGCTTtatttcaacaacaaaattagCTTCTAAAGACTTTTTATGCATTCTCCATGTCAGCGTCGTTTACTAGCcgaaaaattcaaggaaaaaaaaacaatacaagcAAAAGCGCATCGCAGTTATCACAAGGTGAATTCTGTTAAAGCTGACAGACTTGTTTATCATCTCAAGGTATTTGTATAGCGGTTTTGAGATAGTATTAAAAGGTTTCCAGTAACTAGGGAAAAGACACGAAAACAAAACGCTTACACTGTTCGCCTTATTTTCCGCTTGGAAAAAGCTCAAAATGCAAAGATCAATTTCATCTGTCTACCGATGTTTTTTGATCTTAAAGTACTTTCTGCCGGCTTTCTAAGCAGGGACACATGTAATATCATCTAATTTATGATCATCAGGGAGAAGTGCTTTCTCTTCTAGCTGAGGAATTTCGATAACAAAAGGTCAAAGCCTCTAATGCATGAAGTAACTTGTCTCAACTGTTATCATTTGTTGATATTCTCTCCAggccaaaaacaacaaatataaacGAAACAAGTTCAGGCTTATCAAGCTTGTTATTTATCGTCTGACTAAGTCACCAGTCATTCTGTAAAGTATCAATGTGGGTGGCTTGTTCCATGATAAAAACGATGATGAAGATTCTCCAATATTATTGAAACCCCAGATTAAATATTCAACATGTTGAAGACATGAGCTTTGAACTCTGAACAACTATGAGTTTAAATGTTGGTACAACTAGTCAATAAGCTGTTCCCTtctctgaaaactttttttagattggGAAAGATGCTTTACGCGCGAAAAAAAGCCTTGAGAGTCGGTTCAAGTAATCCTTTGACTCCTCCTccaatattaatacaatatcaagcagacaagtgatgagaataaagaaaaatatcgttagggagattattagttgatccgataccaaattctccgaataAAATCTTGAGAATAGTTTGGCAGGCATAAaggggaattactaatgagatcttgggagtgaaaggattacGAGACGGATAGTAGGGATTAATTACTGAGAACCagtcttatttttcattttttttttaccactaTCAAACCACAATTTTTCGCGTGGGCTGTCTTTTAAACTATCTCTCAAGCTGATAATGGAAAAAGAAGACAATTCGGCTTGCTTTTTTACTTGGCATCAATATGAACTGAAAAatctcaaaggaaaaaaaatgccaaTCTCCTCTTGCAATTTACTAGATCATGTGTAGAGCGAGACCCATGCACGTCAAATCTCTGTTATCTCCCGTAAAATACACAGGCTGAGCTTGAGCGTAGACGAATTGAAGGACTTTTTCAGACAAGCTCCCGCGACTTTTCATATTCCGTGTGAATATCTTACTTAAATTTGCTTTTAGGGCGGCCTAGGACGAGGTAACACCGATGAAAAATATTTGCAGCAGATGATTGAAGAATTCTACGCGGTAAACAAAGGCGAATATATTTTTATGGCGcacgaccaaaaaaaaaagcgtttccGGGCTTTTATTTGATTCTGATCATTTTAGTCCTGATTATTGTTTAACCTCCACAAGGAAAGAAATCATAGTGagaaatttaatgaaatcaaatcGACGTTTTCTTGTCCTTCACATCTCAATACGGTACGGAAGGATTATTTTATTCCTCTTACGGCGAAATTAGAGAAAGACTCTAGGTCAATAGGAGCACATCGACCGCATAGATTCTGTcgataaaacaaaatatcacaTCAACAAAAATATGATAAATCTTCGCTTTCATCGATAACGCATCGttatatttttgataattaGCGTGGAGCTTTGGTTGTTTTGTCCCAAACGTAATTAGGTATGACTAAAGAATATTAATTACACAATGAGGTGCTACAGCAGTAGCAGCAGTCattatattattgttattagaTCCGTGATTTGAATCCCAGTACTTTGGTCAGATAATTTATTCTTTGATCCTGACCTACTTTCACAGTATCACGTTGAATGGTTCGACACTTCTGGACTTGTTAAGACTTACCAAGGGGCGGTAAATTTGAACGTGAACTGGCGCAAAACGCGCCACACAATAGAGAAAATGGCCTAAAAATCATTAAGGGGTGAATGTTTTTCTTGGTTCACTTAAATCACTTTGAATAATCTACTTTTACCATATGGCTTTCGTTGAGGAGAGATTATAGAGGCACCTTGTacctttgtttttgctttagtACCTCTAGAAGACATATCAAAACGGGCAGAAAAACTCGCATCTTTTACATATTGTCAGTACATGAAATAGCCTTTGCCTACTTATGAACGTaattttgttagaaaacctCTTTTGCTGTTTTACCACATGGTCATTTTAACTTGATTGTTAGGGAAACCTTACGGAAAAATTTGGGAGATTGCTTAGAGTGGAAGTCATATCAAATCGTGATTTTCTAGGAATGTCTTATTGCCTCGGCTCGGGTGGGACCTTTTTCAAAACTACCACGagtaaaatatattaaagttcacacggcaaccaggtggacaatcagacatagtttgatgctacactggtttgcagatttaatgaatgtaaccgaagaagttacaattcatagacccaacgtttcgacactcctgtctagtgccttcatcaggggtgatctaaacgctgcaacaagaggtccttttatatgatcactaattaatggccttttttctgacaaggtgaaaataggcgtcaggaagcaaaccgccatcgtcacgattgaaaggagcgtgggcggagttaatatgccaagcctccaagcCCCACTTCCTGGGTCGAGGAGTTTTGCAGTTCGAAAGAACTGCtgacgtttaccaaacagagagagaaacatgacagaaaactccgtcacttgctcagtaagaggtctcctgttaattcaggctcatctctgaaagataaatgggtcatgaacctttcctccaaggagttatccgcgctggaacggagtggtttagagaagggtctgaagtttgctattgctcctcgcaaaataccgactgccgaaattgtcgccgctgttgaggagagtatctctcaactcgacGACGATCGTAGGCATTCGGCaagagcagaagtaagtagcatactcaggcgtgctaaacctcctcccaaaagtattcaaaaggatgttttcaatgcgcttatagctctcaaaaaggatccggacaggctcgtattatctgctgacaagggtaattgtgttgtggctatggacaaacagcaatatcacgacaaagctttgtctctgcttaatgacaagagtacgtatgctgtcttaaactctgatcctaccagtaaaactcaaagaaagtaaaacaaaatgctgcttgatttgaaaaaagctgttAGAATTAatgactctacgtacaaaatgttatacagtagtgacggcttgTGTCCAggtttttatggcttacctaaaattcataaaccagGAATTCCTctgagacccattgtctcttttgttaattctccgacttatgcaatttctggttatcttgcgagaattttgtcgcctgttgttgggaatactgattacactgtcaaaaattcctgcgaatttgtggatttcataagagataaaactcttgacgcttttgaagaattagtatctttcgacgttgtttcgctcttcaccaaaACCTTtgttgatcttgccgttaaggttgcggaggaaagactcagagaagatgcttccctacgacaaagaacttctttgccgGTGGatgatattattcatctgctgtctttttgcctcaaaaccacgcaatttacatttaacggcacatactatcaaaaagtttttggtacagcgatgggttcgcctgtctttgctgtcattgctaacatggtaatggaagacgtggaacaaagggccttagccacttcaccagttaaaccctttttctggaaacgatatgtcgatgatgttatttctgcggtatccggaaatgaagcggagcgcctcttatcgcatttgaattcagtaagccgtcgatccaattcacccttgagcgtgaaaaggatagacatttgccctttcttgatttaaatgtgtccagaggggttcagggtaatttagagacaagtgtctaccgtaaacccaactacaccgacaaatacctcgctttcgattctcaccaccctattttccataaaaagtctgtagccaaaactttacttgggagggctgactgtctaccatcttcactcgattcgaaggctcaggagaggaaatatgtttccaatgtcctaaaggcaaatggctatacaaaaacttttctccgtaactgccaaaaaccagttacaaatagtaacgctcttgatgaaagggaaccatcgactggttttgctgttattccttacatacagggtgttactgaacccatcaagagaattttgaatagccacaacgttaaagttgctcaaaaacctttccagactttggggcatattttcgccaaacctaaggatcctgtcacgaaagaacaacgaaccgacgctattTATTATTCCTTTATtactattccttgcaatga from Pocillopora verrucosa isolate sample1 chromosome 1, ASM3666991v2, whole genome shotgun sequence includes:
- the LOC131768455 gene encoding uncharacterized protein; its protein translation is MIFSAFFTKKSVLLLLWICLMQERAKASEKGKIDIQLTDDDLNCQYVSFSGKFSTDGTPVRVFASINHGNKSSGVHDLAFIWIEDVTTSHFKACLKQSDKNPEGNRTMIDWFAFQGSQSGVSHGQIRFNLFTTGSQCKWVKFSQAFSSVPKIHVTVQHGIPNKEQDAMNVWITNVSANRFEVCLQESTTFSGLHDKLSVNWMAFEYYPSVWEAKESSLVKFSENEVPSARDSYALCKNVSFSSPFYSAPVVLTTVISGVGNNANSGCPAKGPLITWLEEISTYYFRVCIKDSAGYDGQRSKVLIDYLVIGDLDPCTNASCKYYSHCLALSPNRFTCACESSCPSYEEQVCASNGRTFTNLCLLKQEICRTGGNYTKYHPGSCEGFPLQKGRHQFRNVPSWAEDHCEVIKFKPFRFYPDQKIYIHLTVNHANYSDSTVVHEATTPWIESVNSTQFTACVTRAGRNDYPSDSFATVDWVAHQGAPSGGVAGEKWFSRWWTGTSCQTVTFAKGKYSKPPTIFATAEQYRSRLRHDATTVWLEDVTATSFKICLRELQNFAGVHEDISVNWLAFDSLHRPLFSEHSEVTFQNDVLPSESDNFAFCKNVSFRWSYRKTPTVLLTAKHSTNDGNAAAECNGIASWIEFITCSGFRICVKELFIQRFDPLTVSYVVLTDICEDDWEYFNGYCYRKVSSCDSWNNGQGTCEALGANLPSIHSQEENVFVQSLHGGEHSWLGLSDTKSEGPEGNFAWSDGAPFDFNFWAQHQPKKSHKQNCVHTLGFLQDHLYKWKDVNCTECHRFTCKKDYNECKDLSFDCPENVTCVNRDGTYSCRCPSGFRLDGKNCSDVDECSSELFPCHTKAQCFNIPGSYSCKCSAGYSGDGKVNCTYSAAKNCAELYKSGKSTSGVYAIDPDGSGAFDVYCDQTTAGGGWTVFQKRLDGSVSFYRGWTDYKNGFGDLNGEFWLGLDKIHRLTKTKKRLRVDLMDTKGNTAYAEYDMFAVTSERTKYKLSLGTYSGTAGDSLFYHNGRPFSTKDHDNSKGNCPVTFKGAWWYFGCHKSNLNGLYRHGKHSSYADGVNWRQWKGYYYSVKRAEMKIRPA